Proteins encoded by one window of Arachis ipaensis cultivar K30076 chromosome B04, Araip1.1, whole genome shotgun sequence:
- the LOC110271543 gene encoding zinc finger CCCH domain-containing protein 64-like, translating into MPPSRQPGFENTRSNEYWFCFSSPNVESHLIISISENHYLALAKGPLVEDHVLIVPVEHMPSTLSLSSEFEVELCQFQNSLQRYCKSQGKEVIFLEWVFIRATHANLQAIPIPSSKAVIVEKAFNLASQKMGFKFVSKNFDSISDGRKFLKTQADEESSLSYAEISGGIILLHHVEEKVRFLAQFGCEVGI; encoded by the exons ATGCCTCCTTCTAGGCAGCCTGGATTTGAAAATACTAG ATCAAATGAATATTGGTTTTGCTTTTCAAGCCCCAATGTGGAGTCTCACTTGATCATAAGTATTAGTGAAAATCACTACTTGGCACTGGCTAAAGGTCCACTTGTTGAAGACCATGTGCTGATAGTACCAGTTGAGCATATGCCAAGTACCTTGTCTCTGTCATCTGAATTTGAAGTTGAGCTCTGTCAGTTTCAGAATAGTCTTCAAAGGTATTGCAAGAGCCAGGGAAAGGAAGTCATCTTTCTTGAGTGGGTTTTCATACGTGCCACTCATGCAAATCTTCAG GCCATTCCTATTCCATCTTCCAAAGCAGTTATAGTTGAAAAGGCATTCAATTTAGCTTCACAAAAGATGGGATTTAAATTTGTGTCCAAGAATT TTGATAGCATTTCTGATGGAAGAAAATTTCTGAAGACACAAGCTGATGAGGAGTCAAGTTTGTCCTATGCCGAAATCTCAGGAGGCATCATTCTGCTGCACCATGTTGAGGAGAAAGTGAGATTCCTTGCCCAATTTGGATGTGAGGTAGGCATTTAA